In one window of Lytechinus pictus isolate F3 Inbred chromosome 19, Lp3.0, whole genome shotgun sequence DNA:
- the LOC129283037 gene encoding uncharacterized protein LOC129283037, whose translation MDILTSSTLVLYITVTYFMSSQAQLELHYAEQELVGFIGEDLTIVCEADFQDTESLQEKIQWLRGSPVEEMDIVAQRDRRISIDTDITSNTGAEVRVRSNLTISGLVLGDSSNYTCCKRDSYNCISWDTRQRRQLQVEIHQKQRVQVSQVSQVSDLETSTKSSLPVSTVETLLASTMSTVSTTISDEINDIPTISGGGNGAFRQNSRAVYTVALPCAIVFISTIVVIAIARYHWRRKHVETPVETFAAETV comes from the exons aTGGATATTCTTACGTCATCGACTTTGGTTCTTTACATTACCGTGACTTACTTCATGAGCTCACAAG CCCAGTTAGAACTTCACTACGCCGAACAAGAACTCGTTGGATTCATAGGAGAAGATTTAACAATCGTCTGCGAGGCCGATTTCCAGGACACAGAAAGTttacaagaaaagatacaatGGCTTCGAGGGTCACCTGTGGAAGAAATGGATATCGTTGCCCAAAGGGATCGACGAATCTCTATCGATACAGATATTACAAGCAATACA GGGGCTGAAGTGAGAGTGAGGTCAAATCTCACAATCTCTGGTCTGGTTCTAGGAGATTCAAGCAACTATACTTGTTGTAAGAGGGATTCGTACAATTGTATATCATGGGATACTCGACAACGGAGGCAGCTACAAGTGGAAATTCACCAAAAACAACGTGTTCAAGTTTCACAAGTTTCACAAGTTTCAG ATTTGGAAACATCTACCAAATCCAGCCTACCAGTTTCCACAGTGGAAACACTCCTCGCATCTACCATGTCTACTGTCTCTACAACTATTTCCGATGAAATTAATGATATCCCAACGATATCAGGGGGTGGAAACGGGGCATTCCGTCAAAATTCTCGGGCGGTATACACTGTAGCTCTTCCATGCGCTATAGTGTTCATCTCG acGATCGTGGTTATCGCTATCGCCCGATATCACTGGAGGAGGAAGCATGTTGAGACTCCCGTCGAGACCTTCGCAGCAGAAACAGTCTAG